In Meleagris gallopavo isolate NT-WF06-2002-E0010 breed Aviagen turkey brand Nicholas breeding stock chromosome 5, Turkey_5.1, whole genome shotgun sequence, a single window of DNA contains:
- the ZNF410 gene encoding zinc finger protein 410 isoform X1, with protein MLSDELESKPELLVQFVQNTSIPLAQGLVESEPKDITCLSLLPVTETSECNRLMLPDDERDLTSPSHTNSSKDVSSSAVLRSLQVNVGPDGEETRVQNVQKPSELLSSPETSSLLQDLQPSDSTSFILLNLTRAGLGSPAEHLVFVQDEAEDSGNDFLSHDSTDSSTPWFLRVQELAHDSLIAATRAQLAKNAKASNNGENVHLCSGDGQPKDSSPIPHLSRVERKLKCTVEGCDRTFVWPAHFKYHLKTHRNDRSFTCPAEGCGKSFYVLQRLKVHMRTHNGEKPFVCTELGCGKQFTTAGNLKNHLRIHTGEKPFLCEAQGCGRSFAEYSSLRKHLVVHSGVKPHQCQICGKTFSQSGSRNVHMRKHHSRIGTGSSREQEQPESLMGSSLLEESTVHSKNLISVNSQPSLGVESLHLPDTESIIGVEEGETGCSFFRPLICSD; from the exons ATGTTATCGGATGAGTTAGAATCCAAACCAGAG ctgctggtTCAGTTTGTTCAGAATACTTCTATTCCACTAGCTCAAGGGCTGGTGGAATCAGAGCCGAAAGACATCACctgtctttctctccttcctgttACTGAGACCTCAGAATGCAACAGACTCATGTTACCAG ATGATGAAAGAGATCTCACTTCTCCAAGTCACACTAATTCTTCCAAAGATGTTTCTTCATCTGCTGTGTTGAGGAGCCTCCAGGTAAATGTGGGCCCTGATGGAGAGGAAACAAGGGTACAGAATGTACAGAAACCATCTGAACTTCTGTCATCTCCAGAGACTTCCAGTTTATTGCAAGACCTGCAGCCCAGTGACAGCACCTCATTTATTCTTCTCAACCTAACAAGAGCAG GGCTGGGCTCTCCAGCAGAGCACTTGGTGTTTGTTCAAGATGAAGCAGAAGATTCTGGGAATGACTTTCTCTCTCACGATAGCACAGACAGCAGTACTCCATGGTTCCTGCGAGTGCAAGAATTGGCCCATGACAGTTTAATTGCTGCAACTCGAGCACAGCTCGCTAAGAATGCCAAAGCAAGCAATAATG GTGAAAATGTTCATCTTTGCTCAGGAGATGGGCAACCGAAAGACTCAAGCCCCATTCCTCACTTATCTCGTGTGGAAAGGAAGTTGAAGTGCACAGTTGAAGGCTGCGATCGGACATTTGTGTGGCCAGCTCACTTCAAATATCATCTGAAAACACATCG GAATGATCGTTCCTTCACCTGCCCAGCAGAAGGCTGTGGAAAAAGCTTTTATGTCTTGCAGAGGCTGAAGGTGCACATGAGAACTCACAATGGTGAAAAACCCTTTGTTTGTACAGAGCTGGGTTGCGGGAAACAATTCACAACAGCTGGAAATCTGAAGAACCACCTACGAATTCACACTG GGGAAAAACCCTTTCTGTGTGAAGCACAGGGATGTGGTCGCTCCTTTGCTGAGTACTCCAGCCTTCGAAAACATTTAGTTGTCCACTCAG gagtGAAGCCCCATCAGTGCCAAATTTGTGGGAAGACATTTTCCCAGAGTGGTAGCAGAAATGTGCATATGAGGAAACACCACTCCCGAATTGGAACAGGTAGCAGCAGAGAGCAAGAACAACCAG AGTCGTTGATGGGCAGTAGTTTACTGGAAGAATCTACAGTACATAGTAAGAATCTCATCTCCGTGAACTCTCAGCCCAGCCTTGGTGTGGAGTCTCTACACCTGCCAGATACTGAGTCTATAATCGGTGTAGAGGAGGGTGAGACCGGCTGCTCTTTCTTCCGCCCTCTTATATGTAGTGACTGA
- the ZNF410 gene encoding zinc finger protein 410 isoform X2 — MKYTLGELTGLLVQFVQNTSIPLAQGLVESEPKDITCLSLLPVTETSECNRLMLPDDERDLTSPSHTNSSKDVSSSAVLRSLQVNVGPDGEETRVQNVQKPSELLSSPETSSLLQDLQPSDSTSFILLNLTRAGLGSPAEHLVFVQDEAEDSGNDFLSHDSTDSSTPWFLRVQELAHDSLIAATRAQLAKNAKASNNGENVHLCSGDGQPKDSSPIPHLSRVERKLKCTVEGCDRTFVWPAHFKYHLKTHRNDRSFTCPAEGCGKSFYVLQRLKVHMRTHNGEKPFVCTELGCGKQFTTAGNLKNHLRIHTGEKPFLCEAQGCGRSFAEYSSLRKHLVVHSGVKPHQCQICGKTFSQSGSRNVHMRKHHSRIGTGSSREQEQPESLMGSSLLEESTVHSKNLISVNSQPSLGVESLHLPDTESIIGVEEGETGCSFFRPLICSD, encoded by the exons ATGAAGTACACTTTGGGAGAGCTCACAGGT ctgctggtTCAGTTTGTTCAGAATACTTCTATTCCACTAGCTCAAGGGCTGGTGGAATCAGAGCCGAAAGACATCACctgtctttctctccttcctgttACTGAGACCTCAGAATGCAACAGACTCATGTTACCAG ATGATGAAAGAGATCTCACTTCTCCAAGTCACACTAATTCTTCCAAAGATGTTTCTTCATCTGCTGTGTTGAGGAGCCTCCAGGTAAATGTGGGCCCTGATGGAGAGGAAACAAGGGTACAGAATGTACAGAAACCATCTGAACTTCTGTCATCTCCAGAGACTTCCAGTTTATTGCAAGACCTGCAGCCCAGTGACAGCACCTCATTTATTCTTCTCAACCTAACAAGAGCAG GGCTGGGCTCTCCAGCAGAGCACTTGGTGTTTGTTCAAGATGAAGCAGAAGATTCTGGGAATGACTTTCTCTCTCACGATAGCACAGACAGCAGTACTCCATGGTTCCTGCGAGTGCAAGAATTGGCCCATGACAGTTTAATTGCTGCAACTCGAGCACAGCTCGCTAAGAATGCCAAAGCAAGCAATAATG GTGAAAATGTTCATCTTTGCTCAGGAGATGGGCAACCGAAAGACTCAAGCCCCATTCCTCACTTATCTCGTGTGGAAAGGAAGTTGAAGTGCACAGTTGAAGGCTGCGATCGGACATTTGTGTGGCCAGCTCACTTCAAATATCATCTGAAAACACATCG GAATGATCGTTCCTTCACCTGCCCAGCAGAAGGCTGTGGAAAAAGCTTTTATGTCTTGCAGAGGCTGAAGGTGCACATGAGAACTCACAATGGTGAAAAACCCTTTGTTTGTACAGAGCTGGGTTGCGGGAAACAATTCACAACAGCTGGAAATCTGAAGAACCACCTACGAATTCACACTG GGGAAAAACCCTTTCTGTGTGAAGCACAGGGATGTGGTCGCTCCTTTGCTGAGTACTCCAGCCTTCGAAAACATTTAGTTGTCCACTCAG gagtGAAGCCCCATCAGTGCCAAATTTGTGGGAAGACATTTTCCCAGAGTGGTAGCAGAAATGTGCATATGAGGAAACACCACTCCCGAATTGGAACAGGTAGCAGCAGAGAGCAAGAACAACCAG AGTCGTTGATGGGCAGTAGTTTACTGGAAGAATCTACAGTACATAGTAAGAATCTCATCTCCGTGAACTCTCAGCCCAGCCTTGGTGTGGAGTCTCTACACCTGCCAGATACTGAGTCTATAATCGGTGTAGAGGAGGGTGAGACCGGCTGCTCTTTCTTCCGCCCTCTTATATGTAGTGACTGA